Sequence from the Helianthus annuus cultivar XRQ/B chromosome 13, HanXRQr2.0-SUNRISE, whole genome shotgun sequence genome:
TTGTGGGTTGtctaaaccctttcaaaaaagaaAGTTTAGATGGTGTTTGCACCTCTAAACTTGTAAGAATCAAGCTCCAACAAGTCCCTTACCATAGGTGGGTTTAGGAAGATGTTGAGCATGAGATTCATGAAGAAAAAGTAATGTTCATAAAAGTTTTCCATATAATCTTCCGaaacagaaagtttggacctctaaatggtgatgttccaccttagtttaccatcgtaaacttgtggaaacactcctagaggtgttccaagctttTTAGAGGAAGAAAAGATGGAGAAAATATGAAGAAAAGTGAGTTTGAACTCACTTTAGAACTTAGAAGATTCTGCCTTGTTCTTGCAATTACAACAGATTTGAGAGAGTTTTAGGAGTGTGGAGGAGTTTGGAAAGTGAAAGTGGTGAGATGGAGGCTTGGTTTTATAGTGGGTTAGTAGGGTTTAGTGTTAAATGAAGACTAAAGGTGATTGAGGAAGAAAAAGGTGTTAAAAAGTTGGCCAACCCGTGTGCAACAAACAACTCGCTGCGGATTGACACCCTTCGCGTCGCGTGACCAGAAAGGGAAAGGGGGTCACGTAGCGCAGCGCTCCTTTGTTCAGAAACCTTTGATTTTCTTACACTTTGGCCCCTGAACTTTGATATTCTTATTAATTTATGGTAAAACTTTGTATTTTAACATGTTTTCAAGTATATAAACATAAGCAAGTATAATTCGAGTATCGCGAAGGTATGTATAAGTATTTGCACGTATAATGAGTATCAAAACACATATTTAAACGACTGATTGCATGTATAACAAATATGTATAAAGAATAAATTTCATtacgatcaaagtctcggattacaaagTTGGAAACGAAATACGAATATGATACGAATACAAGTTTCCATAAATAGAAATACAATtacactttctaaataaggaaagtacaaaAAATGTGAAGCGTTACAGACCTGTCACCAAAACGTACTTCGTCAGTTACCTGTTCATCTAACTCTCTAAAGTGCCTTCGTATGCATGTCATGTGGTTGTTTGCCCTGTTGTCTAAGTACCATAGACTTTTGTCTTCTGTGGCATACCTTGTTGGTTCTATGTGTTCTTCATTTAGTAAAACCTCCTTCTCGACTTTATTGTCTTCACTAATTGCCATTTATAACGTTGgtacttcatcttcttcacaagATTTGAATGTTCTTGTACAGTTTCTTTTTGGGGACAGTCCCTCTTAAAGTGTCCAAACTTCTAACACTTGAAGCACTGGATCTTGCTTGGGTTTGTTTGgttcatttcaaactttttcaaATTCCTATAATTTCCACCTCTAGGCCTGTATGAAGATCCCTCATTTTTAGTGTTTTGCTTGTCTTTAGTGTCTAGCCAGTTTCTACGCGGTTGGTTAAACCTGTCACGCCCGCGGTTTCCGAGCTGTCTTCCTCTGCCAGAACTGTTGTCTTGATGTGTAAACATCAATTTGTCTTGGCTATTTCTTGGGCTTCCTTTGTTTAGCCTAAGTCTCTCTTCGTAAGTCTTTAGTCTTCCGACCGCTTCTTCTAGCGTCACTGTATCCAGATCGGAATATTGTTCCAAAGAGGCCATAATCTGAGTGAACCTATCTAGTACAACGTTTAGAAGTTTGCGTACCAAAGTTGATTGACTCAGTGTTGTGCCAAATTCACTTGCCTTGTAACAACATTGTTTATCTTTGTGGAGAAAGAATCTGCAGTGTCATTTTCCTTCATTTACAATAACTCAAATTCAGACATGAGTGTATGCAAACGGGCCTTTTGTACCCGATCAACGCCAACATGTCTTGTTTTCAACATGTTCCAAATTTCTTTTGTAGTTTTACAACTTACAACTTGCAATACAACATCTTCTGGTATTGCTTGGAACAAATATACGATTGTTGGCCCGAAGCGAATGAAGAAATATCTTTCTTTATATCTGATTGTGTATTTTCTGACGGTTCAATCATTTCCCAAAGTCTGTTCGCTTCTAATATGCTTTTTATACGAATTGCCCAAACCGTCTAATTCGTAGATTTCAAGTTGGGCATTGAAATTGGGAAAGGGAACTTCTTTCCTTTTGGATTGCAGTTTGTTGATTTGGTCCAGTTGTACCCGACATGATTTCTGACCGAACGATTTTCACTTTAACAAAACTTGCAATCAAACAACCTTACTTTTTGTTTCTAAAGAATTCCTGACCACCAATACAAACCACTGTACTGGTAAAATTCAATTCTTTGAATCTGGTAAAACTTTCTAATCTTTAACCCGCGAATACCAAATAACAATCGACTTTCTGTGACTATCTAATTCACATAATAACCTGAAACCAAAAACCCTACCTTGATTTCGAAACCTGGTTCGATCCTAGAACCAAAAAACTAAAAACTGATTTGCaaatgaaaaaataaaattgaaacATGTGATCACGAATGACTCCTGCGATCTCATTGCCTTGTGATTCGGGTGTCTagagcctgatgctctgataccaattattgCCCAGAACttgatctttgatctctagacaTGAATAACTTATATATTATCTGAATATTTGAGTACATGAATTCTGATTACAAATGAGAAATGTaaaccctatttatactaatcgaAGAGGTGCGATTGAATTGATGTGTCTTCTCCTTGAAACGTCGCGTCTCTTGGTCGTCTATGGTTTGCCGCCAATTGTGAATCGATGCGTCTTCAGGAGATGCTGCTTCTTTTAGTTTGTATGGTTATAATCTTCTATTTTGTCGCTTTCGGTGCTCGCACTTACTTATCTAATCTAATTACAATACAAACTACCTACATAATAAGTACATAAAATGGGATTAGTTCTTCATATATTACATTGAAAATAAGTGAAAATGAGCTTAGATTTTATATTagtaaaagcaaaaaaaaaaaaaaaaaaaatcttcatATTAGTAGTTTTAATGTCTATTTTTGATTATGGTTGACGTTACCTTAAGTATTCTTTTGTACTTATTACTTGCAAGGCCACGATGTGACCCATCAATTGCATAACTACCTTTTGAATGGTCCCTTGTCCTTTTACAAATTTACCTCAAAATATAATTTCTAGTACTAAGTTAAATCATTTTTCCTATTATAAGATATGACATTCAATAACTTAGTACCACTAAAACAAAGTTTAATGTTACTGACAAGACAACAAAATTAACACATAGAAGTTGAAATGACTCAACCTTATTTACTTTTATAACACTCTATGAAATTTACAGATTCATGAGGTTAGTTAGTTGCTATTGAACCTTTGGTGGTTAAATTTGCATAAGACAAAGTTTATGATAGCCATTAATTCTTTTAAAATACTTTTGTTATCTTATTATGTTTTAATTGTAGTCTAATTAACTTTCATTGTATATATATCTTAGTTCCTCTCCTTTTTTGAATTTGTAACTTGAATACTGAATTAAAATATGTATCAAACACTTTAATATCATATATATAAAAGAGAACTTTGGGTAAAAAGTGTATGAATCATGAGGGAGATGATGACATATCTTTTTTTCATCCCTTGTCTGTGTCATCTTCGATCTCTTCCTCACTACTCTTTTTACTCAAACTTAATTTTATTATATATCTCcacccaatatatatatatgtataagaccATCTCCAATAAGgagttttttttgttgtttttgagtGCCTAGTTGGCAGTTTCTGTGTTTTTTTACTATTGAAGCACATTAGTTTTTAGGCATATTTTGGTCTTGCATTTTTACACAAGAAACATGAAAAAAAATGAATTGGTGGTGGGCCCATTTCAGTTTTTCATTACATtaaatatatatagagagagataagtatttaaaattaaaaatagtGATCATATGGCAATGTTTTTCAGTGTTTTTGGGTTTTCTTATTGGGTGGGTTTTTGTTGTTTTTAAAGAATATGTTTTTTATGACGTGGCAgaataaacatgttttttttttttggtgtttttgaaTCTCTTTATTGTGAATGCTTTAAGGCAAGAATCCCGTAGCAAAAAGGTTTGGGTAAAAAGATAGGAAAGAAAAAGGGACAACATGCGAAGGGTACGATCAAAAAACGGAGACACGTTTTGTCTACTCAGTTATAAGAGTTTATAAGAGTTGGatcaaataaaaaatatttttctgCATGTGAAGCATAAGAGGTGATATGTACCATTTATAAAGACAAATCAATAACTAAAACTAGATGGATATATACAATTTTGTAATAGATCGTAGGTTAGTTGTGGGCTTGTGGCtgcaaaaatatatatacatatatatattaagCATTATGCATGgttgacaattttttttttttttgttccacTAACATTTTATAAGCGTAAAGaagttttatatattttattacttTGAAAAATAATATGATTATCTTATCTAATGTATCGCTATATATTTTAAAATGATATTTTTTTAATACTATGCACTACGATTATAACGATGGGTCTAAAGTATTTATAAGAATACATAATTATATGCATATGGATTATAGCTTGTAATTATATGAAAACATACACACATCGTCTAAAATTAGgagtggcaaaatgggtgggttgggtaggtttgggtaatgggttaaGATGGGCATGAGTTAGAATGGGTTTAGTAAGAAATGGGTGAGAATAGATTTAGGTCAAGATGGGTTTTTAGTCAAGATGTATTTGGGCATTATAAAAAATTCTAAGAAATCCAAAaagatacaaaaaaaaaaaaataataaaaaattctaaaaattctaaaaaatcaaaaaaattctaaaaaataaaaaaaataataaaaaaatcaaaaaaatcaaaaaaattcaaaaaaattctaaaaaatcgaaaaattctaagaaaatcaaaaaatcaaaaaaattccaaaaaaatcaaaaaataattaaaaaaatccaaaaaattctaaaaaatcataaagccataaaaaattctaaaaaatcaaaaaaataataatcagaAATCCAGAAAattgtaaaaaatgaaaaaaatccaaaaattctaaaaaatcgaaaaaattctaaaaaatataaaattcaaaaatatcaaaaaaaaattaaaaataaaaaaaattaaaaaatcaaaaaaattctaaaaaatcaaaaaaataataaaaaaattctaaaaaataaaaaaaattctaaaaatctaaaaaatctaaaaaatcataaaaaatcattaaaaatccaaaaaatcctaaaaaatccaaaaaattctaaaaaatctaaaaaatctaaaaaataataaaaatccaaaaaattcaaaaaaatcaaaaaatttcaaaagataataaaaaaaccaaaaaatttcaaaaaataataaaaaaatcaaaaaaaccaaaaaaaatcaaaaaaatcaaagaaattctaagaaataaaaatccctaaaaaatcaaaataaatctaaaaaatccaaaaaattctaaaaaaaatcttaaaaatcataaaatattctaaaaaataaaaaaaacccttaaaaatcctaaaaacatTTTTTAGAagttttggattttttagaattttttttgattttttattattttttgattttttattattttttatttttattatatttttattttttaaaaattttattgatttttatgatttttatgattttttttgaattcttttattttttatgattttttgattttttagaattttttgattttttattatttttttgattttttagattttttatattttttgaattttttggattttttgaattattattattattttttgattttttagaattttttggattttttattttttagaattttttggattttttattaattttttgatttttttagatttttttggattttttattattttttgattttttattatttttttgattttttagaattttttggatttattattatttttttgatttttattatttttttgattttctagaattttttggaatttttattatttttttttattttttagaattttttggattttttatcattttattatatttttgatttttttagaattttttggatttttttctattttttattattttttggattttttaaaattttttagatttttattattattttttattttttagaatttttttttatttttctgattttttggaaaatttttattatttttaaattttttattatcttaaaattttttattatttgtgaaGCCAACATGTACGAACACTCGAATAGGATGAAAAATCTGCCTGTGATGCTCTTTTTGAGTTATCCATGTACCGTGCGTAATACCCATCATAACCCACGAATTATTTTAAATAGATATCATATAACCCATCCTGACCCATCCTTAGTTATTTCTtaacccatcctaacccattcTCATTTTTAAAATGACCCAAAATAACCCAAAAAACCCAAATGGGTTTTATTTGCCAGGTCTATCTAAAATACACGTGTTAGGTTCTTACACTTGACATGCATTCTCTACTTTGTACACTTACCGGcgtatatacatatacatatacatgttgAATTAAGTTGTGTTAGGTTCAACCTCTTTAGATATGAGAAAATCTTCTTCTGTTATCATAACTGTTGTTACAAGTCACAAGAGATAAAGAGTTCCCACCTCAATAGTGTGACAACTTGCTGATTTAAGTATATTTTTTTATTCTTACGAAACTGAATAAAATTTAAGTTTGAGGTGAGGGAGTAACCGTAGAAAAAAGCTATGGTTGAGGTAGGTGTGGGAGATCAGAAAATGGCCTTACAACTGCATAAAAACTTAAAGTATGAATACAAACGTGTTATAAGTCAAGAAATAATATGTATGAATGCTATATATATCCATGCTTTAGCTTCACTCCTACTCCAGACCAGCCCCTTCTCAATCATTCAATTTTAATAATGGATCATATAATTAAATCAGACCCATTTATCTTATCAtatagtttagtttagtttacttCAGTTTCACCCATTCTCCCTCAAAATAAGACGATGGGCGTCTTTGCGAAACCTCAATTCTCTGTTGGTGTATCCGTTGTCATCTTTTCATTGGCATTCGTCGTTTTATTGTATACCGAGAGAATCAGTCTGCTCTCTTCCACCACGCTTTTCTCTTGCGCTAAAAGGGGCGGTTCCTCCATACAAAGTTCGTCGTCTATGAATTGCCTTTGCCTTTGCCTTTGTGTTGTTTGTCTTATGCTACTTCAGTTTACGCTTACATcgattaatattttttttttctttttcaaaaggCGATAGGAACGcgacagaagaagaagaagatagcAGATTGAAGGCTATTGTAGATGACAGGTTCATCTTTGATCCTGATGAATGCGACGTCACTAAAGGAAAATGGGTCTACAATCGGTCCTTTGAACCGTTGTACACGGACCTCTCTTGCCCCTATCTTGATAGGCAGGTCTCTTGTGTTAAGAACGGAAAAAACGATACCACTTATCGTAAATGGGAGTGGCGCCTTGATGATTGCATCCTTCCCAGGTAACTACTTATATTCAAAACTACATGCAGCATGCATGCATCTCTATATATCATACATACTTCCAGTAGCGGAGCTTGAACGAAAAATCAGTGGGGGCTGGACTCTTAAAAATCTAATAGTTTAcactaaaaataaattttttggGCACCCCCGGGCCGCCAAGAAGCTTCGCCAATGCATACTActaatttatatataataatgtaCGGGTTAACTGTTAGATTTGATGCAAGACTCGCACTAGAAAAAATACGAGGAAAGAGGGTGATGTTCGTGGGAGACTCCTTAGAAAGAGGCCAGTGGCAATCTTTCGTATGTTTGGTTGAATTCCTCATACCGAAAGATCAGAAATCAATGAAACGAGGAAAAGTTCATTCTGTCTTCAAAATAAAGGTATTATTAGTTAACGAATTCATCGTTTTAGTTGGTTGGTTGGTTGATTAAAACAAGTGTTAACGAGAGCGTTAAACAGGATCACAATGCGACTATCGAGTTTTACTGGGCGCCATTTCTAGTAGAGTCAAATACAGACTTAAAAATAGTAGCAGATCCAAAGAAGAGACTACTGAGGGTGGATTCTGTAGAAAAACATGCTAAACATTGGGTAGGAGTTGATGTGCTTCTTTTCAATACTTATGTTTGGTGGATGACTGGTACCAAGCTCAGATCCTTGTAAGTAATATATACTTACCACCCTaaagcagttaatgcggtaaaaaatcAGATATCGGTCAAGTAccaatatttgagatataggttactGCGATGGGATAACGGTAATTTAA
This genomic interval carries:
- the LOC110898840 gene encoding protein trichome birefringence-like 3; translated protein: MGVFAKPQFSVGVSVVIFSLAFVVLLYTERISLLSSTTLFSCAKRGGSSIQSDRNATEEEEDSRLKAIVDDRFIFDPDECDVTKGKWVYNRSFEPLYTDLSCPYLDRQVSCVKNGKNDTTYRKWEWRLDDCILPRFDARLALEKIRGKRVMFVGDSLERGQWQSFVCLVEFLIPKDQKSMKRGKVHSVFKIKDHNATIEFYWAPFLVESNTDLKIVADPKKRLLRVDSVEKHAKHWVGVDVLLFNTYVWWMTGTKLRSLWGSFANGEDGYEELDASVSYRLALRTWANWIDSNVDQNKTRVFFTTMSPTHQRPADWNNDGGIKCFNETEPVKKKGHWGTGSDKKIMSVVGSVMGKMKTPVRLINITQLSEYRVEAHSSIYTELGGKLLTDEQKADPFKFADCIHWCLPGVPDTWNQILLAYL